A single window of Nicotiana sylvestris chromosome 3, ASM39365v2, whole genome shotgun sequence DNA harbors:
- the LOC138888399 gene encoding uncharacterized protein: protein MAENKVVSLDQNHPLFLQAGDTPELVLIPLKLTMPKYYALWSRAMKLALRGKSKLGIVDVSSELMSSIVYSSNAKKVWNDSQERSDRSNLTRIYHMWTAIVTLRKDTNSITSYYSKMKDIWDELDILAPLPSCDCEESRLSVDHLKNIRLLQFLMGLNDSYSNIHNNVLVKRSVVTVNEAYTIISQEESQKTLGVIDSHKDPLTILAGKARRTANVNTTTAKEEREMPAIQSPGQFFTEEKYKQLASLLSKTSAGYCSANMSGIISLLSTAADIYSGSVKGIGKENNRLYLLKENITLAASRFL, encoded by the exons ATGGCTGAAAATAAAGTTGTTTCACTTGATCAAAATCATCCACTATTTTTACAAGCTGGAGACACTCCAGAACTCGTGTTGATACCGCTCAAACTCACTATGCCAAAATATTATGCCCTTTGGAGTAGAGCGATGAAATTAGCATTGCGAGGAAAAAGCAAGCTTGGCATTGTAGACG TGTCGAGTGAATTGATGTCAAGTATTGTGTATTCATCAAATGCAAAGAAAGTTTGGAATGATTCCCAAGAGAGATCTGACAGATCTAATCTCACCAGAATATATCATATGTGGACTGCAATTGTGACTCTAAGGAAAGATACTAATTCAATTACTAGCTATTATTCAAAAATGAAGGATATATGGGATGAACTTGATATATTGGCCCCTTTGCCCTCTTGTGATTGTGAGGAATCCAGGCTTTCTGTAGATCACTTGAAAAACATAAGGTTGTTGCAATTCCTTATGGGATTAAACGATAGTTATAGCAATATACACAACAATGTATTGGTAAAAAGGTCGGTTGTAACTGTTAATGAGGCTTATACAATAATTAGTCAAGAGGAGAGTCAAAAGACCTTAGGTGTTATAGATTCACACAAAGATCCACTTACAATATTAGCAGGAAAAG CAAGAAGAACTGCAAATGTAAATACAACTACTGCAAAGGAAGAGAGAGAAATGCCAGCTATTCAATCACCAGGTCAATTTTTCACAGAAGAGAAATACAAGCAGTTGGCTAGTCTGCTATCAAAGACTAGTGCAGGGTACTGTTCTGCAAATATGTCAGGTATAATCTCTCTATTGTCCACTGCAGCT GATATTTACAGTGGTAGCGTGAAGGGGATTGGTAAAGAGAACAATAGGTTATACCTACTGAAAGAGAACATAACACTAGCAGCATCAAGATTTTTGTAA
- the LOC138888400 gene encoding uncharacterized protein — MPNKETPYCISNFITYDHLSDNYKYFLGSFSETTEPKSFKEGDMYEEVYMCLNQGFHKQREHKLDAQSPYDHSLLTKRAESDIVIILVYVDNLLITGNSTALVEAAKQTLHNSFKVKHLGEFRYFLAIEVLRSDKGVAHSKEVCTSTNLRYWTCCS, encoded by the exons ATGCCAAATAAAGAAACACCTTACTGTATTTCCAATTTCATCACCTATGATCATCTTTCTGATAACTACAAATACTTTTTGGGGTCCTTCTCAGAAACTACTGAACCAAAGTCCTTCAAGGAA GGTGATATGTATGAGGAAGTATACATGTGCTTGAATCAAGGTTTCCACAAGCAAAGGGAGCATAAG CTAGATGCACAGAGCCCTTATGATCACTCATTGCTCACCAAAAGGGCAGAATCAGATATTGTCATTATCTTAGTCTATGTAGATAACTTGCTCATCACTGGTAATAGTACTGCACTTGTGGAGGCAGCTAAACAGACATTACATAATTCATTCAAAGTGAAACATCTAGGAGAATTTAGGTATTTTCTAGCTATTGAAGTTCTGAGGTCAGACAAAGGAGTTGCTCACTCAAAGGAAGTATGCACTTCAACTAATCTGAGATATTGGACTTGTTGTAGCTAA